The Sulfurihydrogenibium azorense Az-Fu1 genome contains the following window.
TTTTTTTCTGTATTTCATTATTAAAAAGGTTTTTCTGGTACACTTTCCCAGTCTTTTAAGAATCTCTCTAATCCTATATCAGTTAAAGGATGTTTTGCAAGTTGAGATATTACGTTGTAAGGTATAGTGGCTATATCTGCTCCTATTATTGCAGATTCAAGAACATGTATCGGATTTCTAACAGATGCTACAATTATCTCTGATTTGAAGCAGTAATTTTCTTTTATTGTCTTTATCTGTCTTATTAAATCCATTCCTGTATGGCTTATATCATCTAAACGACCTACAAAAGGTGATATGTAAGAAGCTCCAAGTTTCATAGCTAGTAGTGCTTGTGCCGGTGAGAAAACAAGTGTTACATTTGTTTTAATACCTTTACTCTCAAAGTATTTTACAGCTTTTAACCCTTCGACGGTCATAGGTATTTTTATTACTACATTTTTTCCAAGTTCTGCTAACTTTTCACCTTCCCTTACCATTCCTTGATAGTCTGTACTTGCAACTTCAAGGCTTACGGGTTTATCGGGAACTTCACTTAAAATTTCTTTAACAACCTCCATAAATGGTCTTTTCGTTTTTGCTATCAATGTAGGGTTTGTGGTAACTCCATCTAAAAATCCTAAACTGTTTGCCTTTCTTATCTCTTCTATGTCTGCTGTATCAATGAAAAACTTCATCTACCTTGCACCTCCTACTGTTTTGTATACATCGTAAAATCTTGTGTTTAACCATTTTATATCAAACCATTCTACAGGGTTTACTTCTATACCGTTTACCAAAACTCCGTAGTGTAAATGGTCTCCTACGGCTAAACCAGTAGCTCCTGTTTTCCCTATAAGTTGTCCCTTTACCACTTTTTGTCCCTCTTTAACGTTAATCTGGCTTAAGTGGGAGTAAAGAGTATAGACACATAAACCGTGATCTATTATCACGCTGTTTCCATATATACCTAAAAATCCTGCAAAAACGACTTCTCCATTATTAGAAGCTTTAACGTCTGCATTTTTTACAGAAGCAAAGTCAAAACCTTTATGATATGCATCTGCTCCTTCTATTATCTGACCGTTGTATCTATACTTTCTATAATCAGCAAAACCACCAAGTTTAGCCGAGTTTTCTAAATATGTAAACTCTCCCTCAAACGTAGGTTTTAAGTTTTTACACTCTGATGCTTTTTTATGAATTAAATCTTCGTTTCTTTTTCTAATTTCTACGTTTACGTATTTGAAAAGGTCAACTGGATTATTAAAGTCTTTATCTGATAATGGTTTTACTTTTGTTTGTATAAAGTTATCATCTATATCTAAGATAGATTTTGCATAGTTAATCCATTTTACATTTATTTTTAATCCTTGATTAACAGTGTTTCCTGCGTAGTCTGATGCGTTTAGTACTATAGGTTTTACACTTTCAAAGTGGTAAGGAATACTAAAAGGACAGACATATGTTTGGTTTATCTTTAAGCATTTAAAGTTAACATCACCTACGTTAACATTTACACTTTTTAGTTCTTCGTTTGCTTGGAGAAAAACAAATCCAGTTCCACCGTTAATCATATTTTGGGTGTAGTTTAGTATTGAGATAACAGGTGGTGTAAGGTCAATGTTAATCTCTCTTTCTAATACAGTTTTATTTTTAAGTAAGGATTTATCTACAGCTTGCACCATCAAAACTGCTTTTCCTTCAAAAAGACCATAACTTTTAGGATTTACTTTTAATCTTATTTCTTCCTCTTTTTTACCGTCTAAATTTTTACTGTATATCTTTATGACGTTGTTTCCTTGCTTTAAAAAGATTTCAACATCTTTCAATCCCGGTTTTTCATCTTTTACATAAATATCAACAATACCTTCACTACCTATAGAATTTAAACCTTTATATTCTACTGTCGGTTTTGAAAAATTAATAATTCCGCTAAAGTAAGCTAAACCTAAGACTACTATAAAAAATAAGATTACAAATAACTTCCTCATCTACACTCCTTCAGATATCCTCTTTTCTAAAAATGCCTTTCTTGCAGTGTATTTATTGTAAGCGTCGACGTAAGCTTTTAAACTTGCTTCTATAATGTCTGTTGATGTTCCCTTTCCAGAAGCAACGTAATCTGTATCATCAAACTTAACCAACACTCTAACTTCTCCCATAGCATCTTTACCAGAAGATAAAGATCTTATTGTATAATCTAAGAGTTTACCTTTTATACCTATTGCCTTTTCTACAGCGTTAATTACGCTGTCTATAGGCCCATCACCCGAAGCTGTAGATATTATCTCTTCTCCGTCTTTTTCTATTTTTACAGTTGCAGAAGGTATAACGTTGTCTCCACTTACTACATGGAAGTAGCTAACCTTAACTTCGTTTTCAAAGAATGAAAACTCTTCTAATATCAACGCTTCTATATCCTCATCAAACACTTCCTTTTTCTTGTCTGCAAGTTTTTTGAACTTTAAAAACAATGAGTCTATCTCCGCATCTGATAGGTTTGTGTATCCCAACTCTTGAAGTCTTGTTTTAAATGCATGTCTTCCTGAGTGTTTTCCAAGAACTATTTTTGATTTAGGTACTCCTACATCTTCAGCTCTCATTATTTCGTAAGTTTCTCTGTGGGCTAATATTCCGTGTTGATGTATTCCAGCTTCGTGGGCAAAGGCGTTGTCCCCTACGATTGCCTTGTTTGGCTGGACAAAACTTCCTGTAATTCTACAGAGCAATCTACTTGTTTTGTATATCTCTTTAGTGTTTATAGTAGTGTAAATTCCTTTAAAGTAATCGTGTCTAACTTTTATAGCCATTACTACTTCTTCTACAGCTGCGTTTCCTGCTCTCTCTCCAATACCGTTAACTGTAGCGTGAACCTGTCTTGCTCCATTTTTTACAGCTGCCAAAGAGTTTGCTACTGCTAAACCAAGGTCGTTATGACAGTGAACACTTATAACAGCTTTATCTATATTTGGAACATTATTTTTTATATCTTTTATAAGCTGTCCAAACTCTTCTGGAATGGCATAACCTACTGTGTCAGGTACATTTATAGTTTTAGCTCCAGCTTTTATAACAGCTTCAAAAACCCTATATAAAAACTCTCTCTCAGACCTAAAAGCGTCCTCTGCTGAAAACTCAACATCATCTGTGTATTTTAAAGCGTATTTAACAGCTGCAACAGCTCTTTCTACAACTTCGTCTGGTGTCATTTTCAATTTGTACTGCATATGAATTGGAGATGTTGCTATAAATGTATGTATTCTTCTATTTTCAGCTGCTAAAAGTGCTTCTCCAGCTTTATCTATATCAGATTGTAATGCCCGTGCTAATGAACAAACTATAGCGTTTTTTACTTCTTCTGCTACTCTTTTTACGGCTTCAAAGTCTCCCTCTGAAGCAGCTGCAAACCCTGCCTCAATAACGTCTACTCCCAACTTTTCAAGTTGTAAAGCCATCTTTACTTTTTCTTCAACAGTCATAGAAAACCCTGGAGCTTGCTCTCCATCTCTTAAAGTTGTATCAAATATAATTAACTTTTCCATAGTGTCCTCCACAATTTAAAAGTAATTCTTAATAAGAAAAAATATGATACCATAAAAACTATTTATCAAGGAATTTGCTTTTCTCTGTCTTTGTGTTAAAATTTTATCAGTAAAGTAAGCTAAGGAGAATAAATATGGCAAAAATAATCCAAAATTTTGAGCTATTTAATGCAGAAGAAAAGAAAGTGTCTTTAAATCAACTTTTAGGGGAAGGTAAACCTATTTTCGTATACATATATCCAACAGATGAAAAGTTTAGATGTAACAGATCTGAATGCCCATTTAAAGAAAACTTAGAAAAAATAGCCTCTTTAGGAGTGATTGTTGTTGGAATAAGTGAAGACCCAATCGAAGTCCATAGAAAATTTAAATCAGATTACAATATAACATTTGAGCTTCTCTCAGATCCAACTTTAACAGTTATAAAAGGGTTAGGAGCATATGAGAAAGTTGACGTAAATGGAATAGAGAAAGAAAAGATAATAAGAACAGGAATACTTGTTGATGAAAAGGGTTATATAGTAAAAATTTGGAAACCAGAAAGAATAGAAGAGTCTGTTGATGAGATAATAGAAGAAATTAAAAAACTTAAAAAAATTTAATTAGGAGGTTTAAAATGGGTTCAATAGGATTACCAGAGTTACTTATTATATTTGGAATACTTGTTTTACTCTTTGGAGCCAAAAAACTTCCAGAGATAGGAAGAGGTTTAGGCGAAGGTATAAGAAGTTTCAAGCAGGCTTTTTCAGGTGAAGAAAAGAAAGAAGAAGAAAAAGTGATTAAACCAAAAGAAGTAGAAGCTGAGGTGGTAAAAAAAGAAAAAGTAGAAGAAAAAACTTAAAAGTGTTTTTAATCATTCAATAATTTTATTTTTATTATTCTTAGTGGCTTTTTCTTTAAAAGCTGAAGGTAAAGATTTTTCTTCTAGTTTACTTGATAAAGATGTTGAAATAATGTATCATCATCAATGATGAAAAGTTCATTTGGAACAAAGAGAAAACTTCCTCACTCTTTTAAAAATTTCTACTCTTGATAGATATAGCTAAATATCTAAGGGCGAATTTTTAATTTTAAAATAAAGTTTTAATGAGTAAAATGGTCGGTAGAGGACTTGAACCTCTGACCCCCTGCGTGTCGAGCAGGTGCTCTGCCAACTGAGCTAACCGACCAAAAAAAGAATTATTAAGAAAGGATATGATTGAAAAATGACCCCAACGGGATTTGAACCCGTGTCGCCGGCGTGAAAGGCCGGTGTCCTAGGCCAGGCTAGACGATGGGGCCATATTCTTTTTGAAGTGAGTCGCCTGGGAATCGAACCCAGGACCACCGGTTTAAAAGACCGGTGCTCTACCGACTGAGCTAGCGACTCACAACTACAGATCAATAATATACCACATTAGTTGATTCTATGCAACTGTTTTATTACAATAGATGGAAAACTTTTGTGAGGTTATTACATGAAAATCGTAGATAAATTAAAAAAGGAGAAAGTATCTATATCT
Protein-coding sequences here:
- the fsa gene encoding fructose-6-phosphate aldolase; this translates as MKFFIDTADIEEIRKANSLGFLDGVTTNPTLIAKTKRPFMEVVKEILSEVPDKPVSLEVASTDYQGMVREGEKLAELGKNVVIKIPMTVEGLKAVKYFESKGIKTNVTLVFSPAQALLAMKLGASYISPFVGRLDDISHTGMDLIRQIKTIKENYCFKSEIIVASVRNPIHVLESAIIGADIATIPYNVISQLAKHPLTDIGLERFLKDWESVPEKPF
- a CDS encoding M23 family metallopeptidase; translated protein: MRKLFVILFFIVVLGLAYFSGIINFSKPTVEYKGLNSIGSEGIVDIYVKDEKPGLKDVEIFLKQGNNVIKIYSKNLDGKKEEEIRLKVNPKSYGLFEGKAVLMVQAVDKSLLKNKTVLEREINIDLTPPVISILNYTQNMINGGTGFVFLQANEELKSVNVNVGDVNFKCLKINQTYVCPFSIPYHFESVKPIVLNASDYAGNTVNQGLKINVKWINYAKSILDIDDNFIQTKVKPLSDKDFNNPVDLFKYVNVEIRKRNEDLIHKKASECKNLKPTFEGEFTYLENSAKLGGFADYRKYRYNGQIIEGADAYHKGFDFASVKNADVKASNNGEVVFAGFLGIYGNSVIIDHGLCVYTLYSHLSQINVKEGQKVVKGQLIGKTGATGLAVGDHLHYGVLVNGIEVNPVEWFDIKWLNTRFYDVYKTVGGAR
- a CDS encoding 2-isopropylmalate synthase; translated protein: MEKLIIFDTTLRDGEQAPGFSMTVEEKVKMALQLEKLGVDVIEAGFAAASEGDFEAVKRVAEEVKNAIVCSLARALQSDIDKAGEALLAAENRRIHTFIATSPIHMQYKLKMTPDEVVERAVAAVKYALKYTDDVEFSAEDAFRSEREFLYRVFEAVIKAGAKTINVPDTVGYAIPEEFGQLIKDIKNNVPNIDKAVISVHCHNDLGLAVANSLAAVKNGARQVHATVNGIGERAGNAAVEEVVMAIKVRHDYFKGIYTTINTKEIYKTSRLLCRITGSFVQPNKAIVGDNAFAHEAGIHQHGILAHRETYEIMRAEDVGVPKSKIVLGKHSGRHAFKTRLQELGYTNLSDAEIDSLFLKFKKLADKKKEVFDEDIEALILEEFSFFENEVKVSYFHVVSGDNVIPSATVKIEKDGEEIISTASGDGPIDSVINAVEKAIGIKGKLLDYTIRSLSSGKDAMGEVRVLVKFDDTDYVASGKGTSTDIIEASLKAYVDAYNKYTARKAFLEKRISEGV
- a CDS encoding peroxiredoxin — its product is MAKIIQNFELFNAEEKKVSLNQLLGEGKPIFVYIYPTDEKFRCNRSECPFKENLEKIASLGVIVVGISEDPIEVHRKFKSDYNITFELLSDPTLTVIKGLGAYEKVDVNGIEKEKIIRTGILVDEKGYIVKIWKPERIEESVDEIIEEIKKLKKI
- a CDS encoding Sec-independent protein translocase subunit TatA/TatB, with protein sequence MGSIGLPELLIIFGILVLLFGAKKLPEIGRGLGEGIRSFKQAFSGEEKKEEEKVIKPKEVEAEVVKKEKVEEKT